From the Vicia villosa cultivar HV-30 ecotype Madison, WI unplaced genomic scaffold, Vvil1.0 ctg.001741F_1_1, whole genome shotgun sequence genome, one window contains:
- the LOC131636445 gene encoding pentatricopeptide repeat-containing protein At4g32450, mitochondrial-like produces the protein MMSSRKASVVTASSLLRFCNGCYMSRTICTAAERWDSQFSGGFNSDASSGYQQNQGGFYQQNASGSYRNNHASTERISYGAGRTAGGGHVNITQNVVQNNSAEHNGSFNGDFVQSNLKMQKNVGVGVDNSRGFRMHPNTLENHSWTPESGEKVEYSNAGSFPRPLEYQGHPKRDVTGNIGHFQQTPNDYYARSNEMGQQNVTQNIGHFPQTHNGYYTRSNEMGQQYSAYGQSQQSVDGRYPPNFKSVQKSTVGSHLSSNPKPDGESVDASSDNPYRGTLEELDSFCTEGKVKEAVDVLQVLEKLHIHVDLHRCLQLMKQCRKARSLDEAKVVHRHVLQHLSPLNVSTCNEILEMYFECGSVDDAVTVFKNMTERDSTTWYTMITQLAKNGFAEDSIDIFTQFKSLGLKPDGQLFIGVFSACSMLGDISEGMLHFETMSRDYGIVPTMAHYVSLVDMIGSIGHLGEALEFIEKMPMEPGVDVWETLMNSSRVHGNTELGDRCAELVEKLDPSRLNEKSKAGLLLEETSDSIKNKEQNKLASKNLLEVRSKIHEYRAGDTSHPENDKIYALLRGLRVQMKEAGYIAETKYVLHDIDQEGKEDALLAHSERLAVAYGLLNSSARSPIRVIKNLRVCGDCHTALKIISDLVGRELIIRDAKRFHHFKNGLCSCRDYW, from the coding sequence ATGATGTCTTCTAGGAAAGCCTCAGTAGTTACAGCTAGTTCTCTTTTGAGGTTCTGCAATGGCTGTTATATGTCAAGGACTATCTGCACTGCTGCTGAGAGATGGGATTCTCAGTTTTCTGGTGGTTTTAATTCAGACGCGTCTTCGGGTTACCAACAAAATCAAGGTGGGTTCTATCAGCAAAACGCAAGTGGATCTTATCGGAATAATCATGCTAGTACAGAGCGAATTTCTTATGGGGCTGGTCGAACTGCAGGTGGAGGTCATGTAAATATCACTCAGAATGTAGTTCAAAATAATTCGGCGGAGCATAATGGAAGTTTCAATGGGGACTTTGTTCAAAGCAACTTGAAAATGCAAAAAAATGTTGGGGTAGGTGTTGATAATTCAAGGGGTTTTAGGATGCATCCGAATACTCTTGAGAATCATAGCTGGACACCGGAATCTGGAGAAAAGGTGGAGTATTCCAATGCGGGTAGTTTTCCTAGGCCGTTAGAGTATCAGGGACATCCAAAACGAGACGTTACCGGAAACATTGGTCATTTTCAGCAGACACCAAATGATTACTACGCAAGGAGTAATGAAATGGGTCAACAGAACGTTACCCAAAACATTGGTCATTTTCCGCAGACACATAATGGCTACTATACAAGGAGTAATGAGATGGGTCAACAGTACTCCGCTTATGGACAGTCTCAACAGAGTGTAGACGGTCGATATCCTCCAAATTTTAAATCGGTACAGAAATCAACGGTTGGATCTCATCTATCGAGTAATCCAAAACCTGATGGGGAATCAGTTGATGCATCTAGCGATAATCCATATAGAGGCACACTCGAGGAATTGGATAGTTTTTGCACCGAGGGTAAAGTGAAGGAAGCAGTTGATGTTTTGCAAGTGTTGGAAAAGCTTCATATTCATGTGGATTTGCATCGATGTTTGCAATTGATGAAGCAATGTAGGAAGGCTAGGTCTCTTGACGAGGCAAAAGTTGTACACAGACATGTGTTGCAACATTTGTCACCTCTCAACGTCAGCACATGCAATGAAATATTGGAGATGTATTTTGAATGTGGTTCTGTAGATGATGCAGTCACGGTGTTCAAGAACATGACTGAGCGCGATTCGACTACTTGGTATACTATGATAACGCAGCTTGCTAAGAATGGGTTTGCAGAAGATTCGATTGATATATTTACTCAATTTAAAAGCTTGGGACTAAAACCTGATGGCCAACTGTTTATTGGGGTTTTTAGTGCGTGCAGTATGCTCGGAGATATTAGTGAGGGAATGCTGCACTTTGAAACCATGAGTAGGGACTATGGCATTGTGCCAACTATGGCGCATTATGTCAGTTTAGTAGACATGATCGGTAGTATCGGGCATCTTGGTGAAGCCTTGGAGTTCATCGAAAAGATGCCAATGGAACCAGGCGTAGATGTATGGGAGACTTTGATGAATAGTAGCCGAGTTCATGGAAACACCGAATTGGGGGATCGTTGTGCTGAACTAGTTGAGAAGTTGGATCCTTCTCGTTTGAATGAGAAATCAAAAGCTGGCCTTTTACTCGAAGAAACTTCAGACTCAATAAAAAACAAAGAGCAGAACAAATTAGCAAGCAAAAATCTTCTGGAAGTTCGGAGCAAAATCCATGAATATCGAGCAGGCGATACTTCCCATCCAGAAAATGACAAGATCTATGCTTTGCTTAGAGGTTTAAGGGTGCAAATGAAAGAAGCTGGCTATATTGCTGAGACGAAATATGTGTTGCATGACATAGACCAGGAAGGCAAAGAAGATGCTCTCCTTGCCCACAGTGAGAGACTTGCTGTTGCTTATGGTCTCCTCAATAGTTCTGCTCGCTCTCCCATTAGAGTAATTAAAAACCTCCGTGTTTGTGGTGATTGTCATACTGCTCTAAAGATTATTTCTGATCTCGTCGGAAGAGAACTCATCATCCGAGATGCTAAAAGGTTCCACCATTTTAAAAATGGCCTATGCTCCTGTCGAGATTATTGGTGA